The following proteins come from a genomic window of Methanocella conradii HZ254:
- the cas4 gene encoding CRISPR-associated protein Cas4 — translation MADDDMLQVSDITQYFYCPRKVYFMKTMGIKVKPRPKMDLGKEEHEREHRRVKERKTIYGFSEDEVKEVIHDLAIENKTIGLYGMVDTVLIMKNGEVLPVDVKYSKSVSVKINWRKQLIAYSLLLEAYFGTTVRRGIIYLPAQHKQIQVEITCEGKEMVKQDIRKIKDLIKSEKMPNVNKGLQCNYCEMAKFCS, via the coding sequence ATGGCTGACGATGACATGCTCCAGGTGAGCGACATAACCCAATATTTCTATTGCCCTCGGAAAGTCTACTTTATGAAGACCATGGGAATCAAAGTCAAGCCTCGCCCAAAAATGGACCTTGGCAAAGAGGAGCATGAAAGAGAACATAGGCGGGTTAAAGAACGTAAGACGATTTACGGCTTTAGCGAGGATGAGGTTAAAGAAGTGATACATGACCTGGCCATAGAGAATAAAACAATTGGATTATATGGCATGGTTGATACCGTGCTCATCATGAAGAATGGAGAGGTTTTGCCAGTTGACGTGAAATACTCAAAAAGCGTGTCGGTTAAAATTAACTGGAGGAAGCAATTGATCGCATATTCGCTTTTGCTTGAGGCCTATTTTGGTACTACGGTTAGGCGTGGAATCATCTATTTGCCCGCTCAGCATAAGCAGATCCAGGTTGAGATAACATGTGAGGGTAAAGAGATGGTTAAGCAGGATATCCGGAAGATAAAAGACTTAATAAAGAGCGAGAAGATGCCTAACGTGAATAAAGGCTTGCAATGTAATTATTGTGAGATGGCTAAGTTTTGTAGTTGA
- the cas1 gene encoding CRISPR-associated endonuclease Cas1, which produces MERLVIDGWGRYIGVDHEQIVVRERKDGSYKEVHRCLPSSLRQVVLSGRGSISIDAIELLADNGVDIVLIDWRGQVTAYVSPPQMRTVNTRREQYRAYDSPAGAVLAKEFIYAKMKNMSATLGTLAKTRKDTSPESAESLRQARDEINMRIASLETLDIKKKKCDDIRDTIMGLEGSASAAYWSSIVTIIPEEFEFKERSGRYATDPLNAMLNYGYGILEGECRRAIHYAGLDPYGGFLHVDRPGKASLVYDLMEEFRQQVVDKSVLKIFSLGQVKPADFTLENGVCKMADSARKLLLNELLGKLEDQIRYNDKSMKWTDLILGQARGIAQYLRGESKSYTGFWLRW; this is translated from the coding sequence ATGGAGCGCCTTGTCATCGATGGGTGGGGCCGCTATATAGGCGTAGACCACGAGCAAATCGTGGTAAGGGAGAGAAAGGATGGCAGCTATAAGGAAGTACACCGATGCTTGCCGTCAAGCTTAAGGCAGGTCGTGCTATCGGGCAGGGGCAGCATTAGCATCGACGCCATTGAGCTTTTAGCTGATAATGGCGTCGATATCGTCTTAATTGACTGGAGAGGCCAGGTGACCGCTTACGTCTCCCCACCACAGATGAGGACGGTAAATACTAGACGAGAGCAATACAGGGCATATGATTCACCGGCAGGCGCAGTGCTCGCGAAAGAGTTCATCTATGCTAAAATGAAGAACATGTCAGCCACGCTGGGGACCTTGGCCAAGACGAGAAAGGATACTTCGCCCGAATCTGCCGAGTCGTTGAGGCAGGCGAGGGACGAGATAAACATGAGGATAGCCAGCCTCGAAACATTGGACATAAAAAAGAAGAAGTGCGATGACATAAGGGATACGATAATGGGCCTTGAGGGCAGCGCATCAGCCGCATACTGGAGCTCCATAGTAACCATAATCCCGGAAGAGTTCGAGTTTAAAGAGCGCAGTGGCAGATACGCGACCGATCCATTAAATGCCATGCTCAACTACGGCTACGGCATACTAGAAGGCGAATGCAGGAGGGCCATACACTACGCAGGCCTCGACCCATATGGAGGCTTTTTACACGTTGACCGTCCCGGTAAAGCCAGCCTGGTATACGACCTGATGGAAGAGTTCCGGCAGCAAGTCGTGGATAAATCCGTCTTAAAGATATTCTCGCTTGGCCAGGTAAAGCCAGCCGACTTCACGCTCGAGAACGGCGTATGCAAGATGGCGGATAGCGCCCGGAAGCTCTTGCTAAATGAGCTTTTAGGCAAGCTAGAGGACCAGATTCGATATAACGATAAGAGCATGAAATGGACCGACCTCATCCTCGGCCAGGCAAGAGGCATCGCCCAGTACCTGCGAGGCGAGTCGAAGTCATATACAGGGTTCTGGCTCAGGTGGTAA
- the cas4a gene encoding type I-A CRISPR-associated protein Cas4/Csa1 produces MVYYLSDIERKMLEKRIRPLTRTVGVSEELRGWSWDRSPLKPYHDVRLPMYSICGKYCPNSRDVYLRHVLKKPGEVTYPVSLGSIVHSTVNGAYKHVRLRNFSADFEKWYESQGFKPPTNPDLVKKYSRIVWEHVLANAESRFREAASSQPYSEEEDMIMTAAPFMIEHKISGNLLGCSGILSVDCFDYLHNIIFDVKTATRKGENSFYRLYATGYALVFESVYEVPVDIGCTVYLNFKDDRLLIERDIFHINDDLRSWWIEERDKKSEMVYEEKDPGVVQCERKCMYANICKE; encoded by the coding sequence ATGGTTTATTATCTTAGCGATATCGAGCGCAAGATGCTCGAAAAGAGGATACGGCCGCTAACCAGGACCGTTGGAGTGAGCGAGGAGCTAAGGGGCTGGAGCTGGGACCGCTCTCCGCTTAAGCCATACCACGACGTTAGACTGCCGATGTACTCTATATGCGGGAAATACTGCCCCAACTCGAGGGATGTATACCTCAGGCATGTGCTTAAAAAGCCGGGCGAGGTAACTTATCCCGTGTCATTAGGATCGATAGTCCACTCCACCGTGAACGGTGCGTATAAGCACGTGCGGCTGAGGAATTTTAGCGCTGATTTTGAAAAATGGTATGAGTCGCAGGGGTTTAAGCCGCCCACAAATCCGGACTTAGTCAAGAAGTATTCGAGGATTGTGTGGGAGCATGTGTTAGCTAATGCTGAATCGAGGTTTAGGGAGGCCGCGAGCAGCCAGCCATACTCCGAAGAGGAGGACATGATAATGACTGCCGCGCCTTTCATGATCGAGCATAAGATAAGCGGGAACCTTTTGGGCTGTAGTGGCATCCTCAGCGTGGACTGCTTTGACTACCTCCATAACATCATATTCGACGTTAAGACCGCTACCAGGAAGGGGGAGAATAGCTTTTACAGGCTTTACGCTACTGGATATGCACTTGTCTTCGAGAGCGTATACGAGGTGCCCGTGGACATCGGCTGTACTGTATACCTGAACTTTAAGGATGACCGCTTGCTCATTGAAAGAGATATATTTCACATTAACGATGACCTGAGGAGCTGGTGGATAGAGGAGAGGGATAAGAAGTCTGAGATGGTATATGAGGAGAAAGACCCTGGGGTAGTACAGTGCGAAAGAAAATGCATGTATGCCAATATATGCAAGGAATAG
- the cas2 gene encoding CRISPR-associated endonuclease Cas2: MMCLVIYDITDDKRRNKLAAMLKVFGLARIQYSAFRGELNSNDRMVLAKKASQFVEDEKDSIFIIPLCDRCLGTATVLSKGGACLVKESKVQIV; the protein is encoded by the coding sequence ATGATGTGCCTGGTGATTTATGATATTACGGATGATAAGCGTAGGAATAAGCTGGCAGCAATGCTGAAGGTGTTTGGCCTGGCCCGAATCCAGTATAGCGCCTTTCGAGGTGAATTAAATTCCAATGATAGGATGGTGCTGGCCAAAAAGGCCAGCCAGTTCGTTGAGGACGAGAAGGATAGCATCTTCATAATCCCCCTATGCGATAGATGCCTGGGCACGGCTACCGTGCTCAGCAAGGGAGGCGCATGCCTGGTAAAAGAGTCGAAAGTGCAAATCGTTTGA
- the csa3 gene encoding CRISPR-associated CARF protein Csa3 → MTTNLTLISTVYKIEPVIVCATRFSPSRIILLTEEGAPEEKTRSEKLIEDTFGSVLKVEKRFTSLYDTVQVARDVAAIIEEENAKGQRVMVNVSGGRKPQAFGALFGAYARKEMVDKVVYVTEEDQFVVEFPLLGFGISDTKRLVLEQLEKGETSVSNIAKNLGISKGMAYGHLRELKSLGYVVEDNGFKITGAGRIAII, encoded by the coding sequence ATGACCACCAACCTTACACTAATTTCGACTGTCTATAAAATAGAGCCGGTCATAGTGTGCGCCACCAGGTTTTCGCCCTCGAGAATCATTTTATTGACAGAGGAGGGCGCGCCTGAGGAAAAGACGCGCTCTGAAAAGCTGATTGAGGATACTTTTGGCTCGGTGCTGAAAGTCGAGAAGAGGTTTACGAGCCTATATGATACGGTGCAGGTAGCCAGGGACGTCGCGGCGATCATTGAGGAGGAGAACGCTAAGGGCCAGAGGGTTATGGTGAACGTGTCGGGCGGAAGGAAGCCTCAGGCATTCGGCGCACTGTTTGGAGCCTATGCCAGGAAGGAGATGGTCGATAAGGTGGTGTATGTCACCGAGGAAGACCAGTTTGTGGTCGAGTTTCCATTGCTGGGCTTCGGCATCTCCGATACCAAGCGCCTGGTGCTTGAGCAGCTTGAGAAGGGCGAGACCTCGGTTAGTAATATCGCTAAAAACCTCGGGATTTCGAAGGGAATGGCGTATGGGCACCTCCGTGAGCTAAAGTCGCTGGGATACGTTGTGGAAGATAACGGCTTCAAGATTACAGGGGCGGGAAGGATAGCCATCATATGA
- a CDS encoding nucleotidyltransferase domain-containing protein, whose product MEYLVDQLKRLGALKIIVFGSFAQDKVDVYSDLDLFVIMPSTRTGKEWMKIVYDSIDRTVESDIIVYNDKEFDEMLPKSTFLQNVVRGKVVYEKAG is encoded by the coding sequence TTGGAATATCTGGTGGACCAGCTTAAAAGGCTTGGCGCGCTTAAGATTATCGTGTTTGGCTCTTTCGCTCAGGACAAAGTTGACGTATACAGCGATCTTGACTTATTCGTCATAATGCCATCCACAAGGACGGGAAAAGAATGGATGAAAATAGTCTATGATTCCATCGATAGGACTGTTGAGTCGGATATCATCGTATATAATGATAAAGAGTTTGATGAGATGTTACCCAAAAGCACGTTTCTACAAAACGTGGTGAGAGGGAAGGTTGTTTATGAAAAGGCAGGCTAA
- a CDS encoding HEPN domain-containing protein, with protein sequence MKAESVEVYRIQSIGKLAEMAFEIDPDFKEAVKAKKLDRYYLITRYPNGLPGEVPSRYFDDPEEAEEAMRLAKGVVEMVERKMKLEK encoded by the coding sequence CTGAAGGCAGAATCCGTTGAGGTGTATCGAATACAATCTATTGGTAAATTAGCTGAGATGGCATTTGAAATAGACCCAGACTTTAAGGAGGCCGTTAAGGCGAAAAAGCTGGATAGGTATTATTTAATTACGCGATACCCGAATGGCTTGCCCGGGGAAGTACCATCTAGATATTTTGATGACCCTGAAGAGGCGGAAGAGGCGATGAGGCTCGCTAAAGGCGTGGTCGAGATGGTTGAAAGGAAGATGAAACTGGAAAAATAA
- a CDS encoding tetratricopeptide repeat protein, translated as MSFKRGEPRFNLKELEEEVRANPWNYYSRLRLGLAYNEMGMYEESIPELEEAHRLEPEEYYPLAILAESYYRMRDVEKSIALLKDAIRLKPDDADLYMLISNIFLESGRAEEGISLHKEAIARNPGNGELHLSLGDLLYEAGRKEEAMVEYMEAEKASPHDYDIKLEVGSRLEDEDDLDGAIKRYRDAINIDRTNPEGYVLLGEALAKKTTMKGR; from the coding sequence TTGTCTTTCAAAAGGGGCGAGCCTCGGTTTAATCTAAAAGAGCTCGAAGAAGAGGTAAGGGCGAACCCGTGGAATTACTATTCCAGGCTCAGGCTGGGGTTGGCATATAATGAGATGGGCATGTACGAGGAGTCGATCCCCGAGCTTGAAGAAGCCCACCGCCTCGAGCCTGAAGAATATTATCCATTGGCCATACTTGCCGAATCCTATTATAGGATGAGGGACGTAGAGAAATCCATCGCATTGCTAAAGGATGCGATTAGGCTCAAGCCGGATGATGCCGACCTGTATATGCTGATTAGCAATATTTTTTTAGAAAGCGGCCGGGCGGAAGAAGGCATTTCACTGCATAAAGAGGCTATTGCACGAAATCCTGGTAATGGTGAACTACACCTATCGCTAGGGGACCTACTATATGAAGCGGGCAGAAAAGAGGAGGCGATGGTGGAGTATATGGAAGCGGAAAAGGCGAGCCCGCATGATTATGATATAAAGCTTGAGGTCGGCTCCAGGCTTGAGGACGAGGATGACCTTGATGGCGCTATAAAAAGGTATAGGGATGCCATTAATATCGACAGGACGAATCCTGAGGGGTATGTGCTTTTGGGGGAGGCATTGGCAAAAAAGACGACTATGAAGGGGCGGTGA
- a CDS encoding tetratricopeptide repeat protein, with amino-acid sequence MKSLRNAQRLDPKNAEVFARLGEVYDEQGKPQDAIRALLRARIFLIISSK; translated from the coding sequence GTGAAATCGCTTCGAAACGCGCAGAGGCTGGACCCGAAGAACGCGGAGGTCTTCGCAAGGCTTGGAGAGGTTTACGATGAGCAGGGAAAGCCACAGGATGCAATCCGTGCGCTTTTACGCGCCCGTATTTTCCTAATAATCTCCTCAAAATGA
- a CDS encoding helix-turn-helix domain containing protein: protein MARPNTCGAGITCQNSECSFYLVEEGKHIVKMGFNSAGHQVYMCRYCSGNFVETINTPLYYKHLDEKEIELIGKLACEKVGIRAIERITGHHRDTVGRIVKDLAGHAGFVEDLQATGLKASEEREMDEAWTFFKKRRGT from the coding sequence ATGGCAAGGCCGAACACTTGTGGGGCGGGGATTACCTGTCAGAATTCGGAGTGCTCTTTTTACCTTGTTGAAGAAGGGAAGCATATTGTTAAGATGGGGTTTAACAGTGCTGGGCATCAGGTGTATATGTGCCGGTATTGTAGCGGGAATTTTGTGGAGACCATTAATACTCCTTTGTATTACAAGCATTTGGATGAGAAGGAGATAGAGCTTATTGGGAAATTGGCATGTGAGAAGGTGGGGATACGGGCTATTGAGCGTATCACCGGCCATCATCGTGACACGGTGGGCAGGATAGTTAAGGATCTTGCTGGTCATGCCGGGTTCGTGGAGGATTTGCAAGCCACGGGGTTGAAGGCCAGCGAGGAGCGCGAGATGGACGAGGCGTGGACGTTCTTTAAAAAAAGGAGAGGAACCTAG
- a CDS encoding ATP-binding protein yields MIPDLLEKWLMDKLPTFLDRSRMLRERKLDNYPFVTIREAIINALIHRDYDIAGAKCQVVITEHTITIKSPGAPVLPITIKQMQEFKAPTLSRNSTLHYVFRQMGLAEERGLGLISLKSTAEKYHLPLPKYTFEDPYLVLTIYTSQESAIEMLAPKIRESLKKDERTGWLLLASRAKVNKSEYAKLTGYDYHKAERHLKKFVELGLLRRTGKGPSTEYIII; encoded by the coding sequence ATGATTCCTGACCTATTAGAGAAATGGCTCATGGACAAATTACCAACCTTTTTAGACAGGAGCAGGATGCTAAGAGAAAGAAAGCTTGATAATTATCCATTTGTCACTATCCGCGAGGCTATTATAAATGCGCTTATCCATCGAGATTACGATATCGCTGGCGCAAAATGTCAAGTAGTCATAACCGAACACACGATAACGATCAAAAGTCCAGGCGCGCCCGTCCTTCCAATTACAATCAAGCAGATGCAGGAATTCAAGGCACCCACTTTAAGTCGAAATTCAACGCTCCACTACGTATTTCGGCAAATGGGACTTGCAGAAGAAAGGGGTTTAGGCTTAATAAGTTTAAAATCCACCGCTGAGAAATATCATCTTCCTTTACCTAAATATACCTTTGAAGACCCATATCTTGTATTGACTATTTATACTAGCCAGGAAAGTGCCATTGAAATGCTAGCTCCAAAAATCCGTGAGTCTCTCAAAAAAGATGAAAGAACAGGATGGCTGTTACTTGCTTCGAGGGCTAAAGTTAATAAGTCTGAATATGCCAAACTCACAGGATACGACTATCATAAAGCAGAACGACACCTCAAAAAATTTGTAGAATTAGGGCTATTGCGACGTACTGGGAAAGGCCCCTCAACTGAATATATTATAATTTAG